Below is a genomic region from Thermus oshimai DSM 12092.
CAGAAGCCCCAGGCCCTTCAGAATCCCGTAAAGGGGCACCAGGAGGAGCTCCGCGGGGACGGCCATGAGGACCAGGTAAAAGGGCAGAAGGCCAAGCCCAGCCCTAAGGGCGTAGGCGGCGAGGAGGGCGGTGAGGAGCTGGAGGGCCACCACCCCCCCGGAAAGCCCCAAGGAGAAGAGGAGCCTTTCCCAAAACCCCTCCCCCCTTAGGGCCGTGAGGTTTTCCAGGCTGAAACCGAGATGGCGGAAGAGCTCTCCGCTATAGACCGCCTCCTTGGGGAGGAAGGCGGCGTAGGCCATCCAGAGGAAGGGGAGGAGGATAAAGAAGAGGATGAAGGCCACGAAGAGGTGCCGCAGGAACCCCATCCCCCCTACTCTACACCCACGGGCACCCTGGGCCGCTCCAGGCCCGCCTGGGCCGCGGCCAGCCGGGCGGTGAGGACCCGGTAGGGGCTGGCGGAGACGTAGTCCAGGAGGGGTTCCACGAAGCGCACGCTCCCCGCCTCCCCCCCGTGCTCCCCGCAGAGGCCGAGCTTGAGCCTGGGGTTCGCCCGCCGCCCCTCCTCCACCGCAAGCTGGAGGAGCCGCCCCACCCCCTTCTCGTCCAGGCGCTCCGTGGGGTCAAAGGGGAAGAGCCCCTCCTCCAGGTAGCGGGGCAGGAAGCGGCCCGCGTCGTCCCGGGAGAGGCCGAAGGTCATCTGGGTGAGGTCGTTGGTGCCGAAGCTGAAGAAGTCCACCAAAGGGGCGATCTCCCCCGCGAGGAGGCAGGCCCTGGGGGTTTCCAGCATGGTGCCGAAGGGGATGGGGCCGTATTCCTGGAAGAGCTCCTCCGCCAGAGCCCTCGCCCTTTCCACCTCCTTGGGGTCGGCCACCAGGGGGACCATGACCTCAGGCCTGGGGTCCAGGCCCTCTTCCCGGAGCTCCCGGGCGGCCTCCAGGAGGGCCCTAAGCTGCATGCGGAAGATCTTGGGCCTGAGGAGGAGGAGCCTGACCCCCCGGAAGCCCAGCATGGGGTTCACCTCCTTTAGGGCCTCCACCCGCTCCAAGAGGGCCTTGGCCTCCTCGTCCCCCCGCTTCCTAAGCTCCTCCTCCGAGGGCAGGAACTCGTGCAGGGGCGGGTCCAGGAGGCGCACGGTGACGGGGAGGCCGTCCATGGCCTTTAGGATCCCCTTGAAGTCCTCCTTCTGGAAGGCGAAGAGGTGCTTTAAAGCCTCTTCCTCCTCCGCTTCATCCTTCGCCAGGATAAGCCTCTGCACGTAGGGCAGGCGCTCTTGGGCGAAGAACATGTGCTCCGTGCGGCAAAGCCCGATCCCCTCCGCCCCCAGGGCCCGGGCCCTCTTGGCGTCCTCGGGGGTGTCCGCGTTGGCCCGCACCCCCAGGCGCCGGTGGGGCTCGGCCCAGGCGAGGAGCTTTTCCAAAAGCGCCGTGTCTCCCTCCTCCAGAAGCGGCACCGCCCCGAGAAAGACCTCCCCCGTGCCCCCGTCCAGGGTGAGGAGGTCCCCTTCCCGGATCTCCACCCCGTCCACCAGGGCCCGCCCCGCCTCGGGGAAGACCCTTAGGGCCTCCGCCCCCACCACCGCGGGCACCCCCAGGCCCCGGGCCACCACCGCCGCGTGGGAGGTGAGGCCGCCCCGGGCGGTGAGGATGCCCCGGGAGAGGTACATCCCGGTGATGTCCTCCGGGGTGGTCTCGGGCCGCACCAGGATGGTGGGAAGGCCCTGGGCGCTCAAGCGCTCCGCGGCCTCGTTGCTGAAGACCGCGTGGCCTATGGCCGCCCCGGGGCTTGCGGGAAGGCCTTTCAGGAGAGGTTTGGGGGCCTTTTCCCGGTCCACCTCGGGGCGGAGGAGGCCGGGGAGGGCGTTGGCCTCCACCCTTAGGAGGGCCTCCTCCCGGGAGATGAGGCCCTCTTCCGCCATCTCCACCGCGATGCGCACCGCGGCTTTGGCCGTGCGCTTGCCGCTTCGGGTCTGGAGGAGAAAGAGCCTTCCCCGCTCCACGGTGAACTCAAAGTCCTGCATGTCCCGGAAGTGGCGCTCCAGGCGCTCGGCCACCCCCCTTAGCTCCTCGTAGACCCCGGGGGCGTAGGCCTTCAGGGCCTCGAGGGGCTCGGGGGTGCGCACCCCCGCCACCACGTCCTCCCCTTGGGCGTTCCGAAGGTACTCCCCGTAAAGGCCCTTCTCCCCCGTGGCCGGGTTGCGGGTGAAGCCCACCCCGGTGCCCGAATCCTCCCCCAGGTTGCCGAAGACCATGGCCTGGACCACCACCGCGGTGCCCATCTCCTCGGGGATGCCGTAGATGCGGCGGTAGGCCCTGGCCCGGGGGTTCTGCCAGCTCTTGAAGACCGCCTCTATGGCCCCCTGGAGCTGGGCCCAGGGGTCCATGGGGAAGGGGGTGCCCCGCTCTTCCAAAAGGCGGAGGAAGCGGAAGGAAAGCTCCTCCAGGTCTTCTGCTCCCAGGGCGCTGTCCGCCCCCACGCCCCTTCTCCGCTTGGCCTCCTCCAAAAGGGCCTCAAAGGCCTGGGCCTCCACCCCCAGGACCACCTCCCCGTACATCTGCACCAGGCGGCGGAAGGTGTCCCAGGCGAAGCGGGGGTTCCCCGTGGCCCGGGCCAAGGCCCCTACCCCCTCCAGGGTGAGGCCGAGGTTGAGGATGGTGTCCATCATCCCGGGCATGGAGACCGGGGCCCCGCTGCGCACGGAAACGAGGAGGGGAGGGGTGGCCCCCTCCCCCCGGCCGAAGCGCTTCCCTACTAGGCCCTCGAGGGCCGCCATCTTGGCCGCCACCGCCTCCTCCAGGCCGGGCACGGCCCCCTCCTTGAGGTAGGCCCGGCAGGCCTCCGTGGGGACGATGAAGGCGGGGGGTACGGGGAAGCCTGCCTGGGCCATCTCCACCAGGCCAAACCCCTTCCCCCCTAGGACCTCCTTGCCGAGCCCCCGGGCCTCCGAAAGCAGGTACACCTGGACCATGCCCCGAGGATAGGGGTTTCCGTGGAAGCGTGGAAAAGTGTACCCGTGTAACCCTTACACCGCTTGGGGACAAAAAGGCTTACACCCAAGCCCCCTCGAGGGGGCTTGGGTGTGGGGAGGTTACCGCTTGGCCAAGGCGCGCTCTGCCGCCAGCTGGGCCTGCCGGGCTAGATCGGTGGCGTGGAGGAGGATGCGGGCAGCTTCCTGAGGGCTGTGGAACCCCATGCTGTTTTCCGCGTCAACGAAGTCCCAGCGGAGCTGGGCTGCCCGATGGAGCTTCCGCGCCTCCTCTAGCGCCTCGTCCGGTACCCCCGCCTCCATGGCCTTTTGGATGGCTAGGATAGCGTCCTCCAAGGCTTTTTCGGTGGTGGTGGCGAGCTCCTTGGTCCGGTCCTGGATGGTCTTGACCCGGTTTAAGAGCTCCGCTTCGGGTACCCGGTGGCAGGTCTGGCAGCTTTGGGCCACTTGGGTCAGGGGGCTCCGGATCCAGTGATCGCTGATCTTCATCCCCCCCACCCGGATGTAGGGCATGTGGCAGTCCGCGCAGGCCACGCCCGCCTGGTGGTGCACGCTGGTGGTGTAGAGCTCGTACTCCGGGTGTTGCATCTTGATCATGGGGGCTTGGGTGATGGCGTGGGTCCAGTCCTTAAACCCGTAAGCGTCGTAGTGGGCTTCTATGGCCTCCACGCTGGTGCCGCGCGACCAAGGGAAGGTGAGGGTTTTCCCTTCACCTAGGAAGTAGTACTCCACGTGGCACTGGGCGCAGACCAGGGAGCGCATCTCCTGCCTCGAGGCCTGCCTCCAGTCCTTACCCTGGGCTTTGAGCGCGTTTTCCAAAGCGGGCCGGGTGATGCGTAGGGCCATGGTTTTGGGATCGTGACAATCCGCGCAGGTAACCCCGAGGTGCCCGCCCGCCGCCAACCGCTCCCGGAACTCGTTGTAAGGGGTGCGGTTGAGGGTGTCCCACCCTATTTCCGCCACCAGCTTCACAAACTCGCCGGTGTGGCAGTTTAAGCAAGCGCCCGGCTGCTTGAATTCCGTGGTCCGCTTGGTTTGGTATTGGTCCAGCTGGGCGTAGTGGTGGCCCCGGTCCTCCTTGTAATCTACGGAGAAGGGGTGGCCGGCCCAGGCCAGCTTTAGGAAAGGCTTTTCTGCTAGCTTGTCGTAGCGGACCCCACCCCCATAGGCCGTCCGCCCATACTCCTCCCTGGTCCGCAGGAAGCGGTCATAGTGGAGGGGAAAGTTTTGGCCCCAAACGGCAGGGTCCACCTCCAGCTCCCCGATCTCCACCAGCCGCAAGGGGTACTGCTTCGCTTCGGCCTGCCGTTTGACGATAACGCTGAGAACGTACCCTACACCTATCCCTAGTACCCCGAAAAGCACCAGGATGCCTAACCCCTTCCATCCCCTTTTCGGCATGCTTTCACCTCACTTCAGGGCCCTGTGCCCTACGTTGCCGTGGCAGGCGGTGCAGTTGAGATCTTCCGGTCCATGAACCCCCGGCCGGAGGAGCATCTGTTCCACCACCGGGCGGTGGCAGGCCACGCAGTTGTCCAGGGCTATGGCCTTGTTCCAGGGGGTAATGACGATGGGTTCAGGAAAACGCCCCGTGGTGAAGGCCACGCTGTGACGGAGACCGCTGACGGCTTTGGTGGTCCATTTGCCCAAGAAGGTGTGGGGCATGTGGCAATCGTTACACGTGGCCCAGTTGCGATGGCTGGAGTGTTGCCAGGATTCGTACTGATCCCGCATGATGTGGCAGTTGACGCACGCCCGGGGATCGTTGCTGAGATACGACCACCCCTTTCCTTGATAGAACGCGTACCCGGCTAGGCCGAGGATAAACCCCAGACCGGCCAGCCAAGGGGCGCTGCGCAGAAAGCTCATACCCCCTATCCTCCTACGTCAAGGGTACCGGCGCTTAAGGGGCCTGTCCAGGGACACGAGTCCTTAGCCGACTTTTAGAATGGGCTCGTGGCTTCCCTTTCGGGCGTTAAGGTTTTAGACCTCTCCCGCGTCCTGGCGGGCCCCCTTTGCACCATGATCCTGGCCGACCTCGGGGCGGAGGTGGTGAAGGTGGAACCCCCCTGGGGGGACGAGACCCGGGGCTGGGGCCCCCCTTTCGTGGAGGGCGAAAGCGCCTACTTCCTCTCGGTGAACCGCGGGAAAAAGAGCCTCGCCCTGGACCTCAAGCACCCCGAGGGCCAGAAGGCGGTGCGCCGCCTGGCGGAGCGGGCGGACGTCCTGGTGGAGAACTTCAAGACCGGGGACCTGGCCCGCTACGGGCTGGACTACGAAAGCCTCCAGGCCCTTAACCCCAGGCTCGTGTACCTCTCCATCACCGGCTTCGGCCAGACCGGCCCCCGGGCCAAGGAGCCAGGCTACGACGCTGCCCTCCAGGGCTACACCGGCATCATGTCCGTGACCGGGGACCCCCATGGCCCCCCCATGAAGGTGGGTGTGGCCTGGATTGACGTGATGACGGGGATGATGGGGGCCTTAGCGGTCCTCGCCGCCCTGTGGGAACGGGAAAGGAGCGGCCTCGGCCAGCACATCGACCTCTCCCTCTTTGACGTGGGCCTCTTCGCCCTGGCCAACCTTGGGGAAAGCTACCTCCTCACGGGCAAGCCCCCAAGAAGGCTTGGGAACGCCCACGCCCAGATCGTGCCCTACGGGGCCTTCCCCGCGGCGGACGGCTTTCTCGTGCTCGCGGTGGGGAACGACGAGCAGTTTAGGAGGCTCTGCGGCCTCCTGGGGCTTCCTGGGCTCTA
It encodes:
- the nrfH gene encoding cytochrome c nitrite reductase small subunit, which codes for MSFLRSAPWLAGLGFILGLAGYAFYQGKGWSYLSNDPRACVNCHIMRDQYESWQHSSHRNWATCNDCHMPHTFLGKWTTKAVSGLRHSVAFTTGRFPEPIVITPWNKAIALDNCVACHRPVVEQMLLRPGVHGPEDLNCTACHGNVGHRALK
- the ppdK gene encoding pyruvate, phosphate dikinase, with product MVQVYLLSEARGLGKEVLGGKGFGLVEMAQAGFPVPPAFIVPTEACRAYLKEGAVPGLEEAVAAKMAALEGLVGKRFGRGEGATPPLLVSVRSGAPVSMPGMMDTILNLGLTLEGVGALARATGNPRFAWDTFRRLVQMYGEVVLGVEAQAFEALLEEAKRRRGVGADSALGAEDLEELSFRFLRLLEERGTPFPMDPWAQLQGAIEAVFKSWQNPRARAYRRIYGIPEEMGTAVVVQAMVFGNLGEDSGTGVGFTRNPATGEKGLYGEYLRNAQGEDVVAGVRTPEPLEALKAYAPGVYEELRGVAERLERHFRDMQDFEFTVERGRLFLLQTRSGKRTAKAAVRIAVEMAEEGLISREEALLRVEANALPGLLRPEVDREKAPKPLLKGLPASPGAAIGHAVFSNEAAERLSAQGLPTILVRPETTPEDITGMYLSRGILTARGGLTSHAAVVARGLGVPAVVGAEALRVFPEAGRALVDGVEIREGDLLTLDGGTGEVFLGAVPLLEEGDTALLEKLLAWAEPHRRLGVRANADTPEDAKRARALGAEGIGLCRTEHMFFAQERLPYVQRLILAKDEAEEEEALKHLFAFQKEDFKGILKAMDGLPVTVRLLDPPLHEFLPSEEELRKRGDEEAKALLERVEALKEVNPMLGFRGVRLLLLRPKIFRMQLRALLEAARELREEGLDPRPEVMVPLVADPKEVERARALAEELFQEYGPIPFGTMLETPRACLLAGEIAPLVDFFSFGTNDLTQMTFGLSRDDAGRFLPRYLEEGLFPFDPTERLDEKGVGRLLQLAVEEGRRANPRLKLGLCGEHGGEAGSVRFVEPLLDYVSASPYRVLTARLAAAQAGLERPRVPVGVE
- a CDS encoding CaiB/BaiF CoA transferase family protein; this translates as MASLSGVKVLDLSRVLAGPLCTMILADLGAEVVKVEPPWGDETRGWGPPFVEGESAYFLSVNRGKKSLALDLKHPEGQKAVRRLAERADVLVENFKTGDLARYGLDYESLQALNPRLVYLSITGFGQTGPRAKEPGYDAALQGYTGIMSVTGDPHGPPMKVGVAWIDVMTGMMGALAVLAALWERERSGLGQHIDLSLFDVGLFALANLGESYLLTGKPPRRLGNAHAQIVPYGAFPAADGFLVLAVGNDEQFRRLCGLLGLPGLYARFPQNAGRVEAREEVERTLSEVLKTRPRAYWLELFQKEGIPAAPVNDLAEAFADPQAQARGAVWTLEHPLLGALPTLANPLRFLSRTPARPTLPPPLLGQHSREVLLEAGFSQEEVEGLLREGVVKGP
- a CDS encoding ammonia-forming cytochrome c nitrite reductase subunit c552, which gives rise to MEIGELEVDPAVWGQNFPLHYDRFLRTREEYGRTAYGGGVRYDKLAEKPFLKLAWAGHPFSVDYKEDRGHHYAQLDQYQTKRTTEFKQPGACLNCHTGEFVKLVAEIGWDTLNRTPYNEFRERLAAGGHLGVTCADCHDPKTMALRITRPALENALKAQGKDWRQASRQEMRSLVCAQCHVEYYFLGEGKTLTFPWSRGTSVEAIEAHYDAYGFKDWTHAITQAPMIKMQHPEYELYTTSVHHQAGVACADCHMPYIRVGGMKISDHWIRSPLTQVAQSCQTCHRVPEAELLNRVKTIQDRTKELATTTEKALEDAILAIQKAMEAGVPDEALEEARKLHRAAQLRWDFVDAENSMGFHSPQEAARILLHATDLARQAQLAAERALAKR